A window of Streptosporangiales bacterium genomic DNA:
GCAGGTCCGCAGGTTCGTCGCAGGCGAGCCGCTCGAGCACGTGGTGCGTCCCGGCCGGTAGGCGGACGTCGTCTCAGCTGGTGGACGAGCGCGTCCACCAGCTTGACACTTTCGGTCGATTCGGACAGGCTACGTACCGTGAGTAAGAGGCAGCGGATTCTCGTACTCGGGCAGCGCGCAAGCTGACCGAGCAAACTGCTTGCGCGCGACCCCTCGACGGCTTCGGCCCGAGGGGTTTTTTGATGGCCAACTATCGGTCTCGGGAGACTGGTGAGACAGCAATGGTGAGCGAGGCAAAGGCGCATGAGTGAGCAGCTGACAGGAGCGCAGGCACTCGTCCGGGCCCTGGAGCACGAAGGTGTAAACGTCGTGTTCGGCATTCCCGGTGGGGCCATCCTGCCCGCGTACGACCCGTTGCTCGACTCGAAGCAGATCCGGCACGTACTCGTCAGGCACGAGCAGGGGGCCGGGCACGCGGCCGAGGGCTACGCGCAGGCGACCGGTCGCGTCGGTGTCTGCATGGCCACCAGCGGGCCGGGCGCGACCAACCTGGTCACGGCGCTCGCCGACGCGCACATGGACTCGGTGCCGATGGTCGCGGTGACCGGGCAGGTCGGCACCCCGCTGATCGGCACCGACGGCTTCCAGGAAGCCGACATCCGCGGCATCACCATGCCGATCACCAAGCACAGCTACCTGGTGACCCGCCCGGAGGACATCCCGCAGGCGATCGCGGAGGCGTTCCACATCGCAGGCACGGGGCGTCCGGGTCCGGTGCTGGTGGACATCGCGAAGGACGCGATGCAGAAGACCGCGTCGTTCGAGTGGCCGGTTCGCACGTACCTGCCCGGCTACCGCCCGGTCACGAAACCGAACGCGAAGCGGGTGCGGGAAGCCGCCCGGCTGCTCGCCAGGTCACGCCACCCGGTGCTGTACGTCGGTGGCGGCGTGATCAAGGCGGGCGCGACCGAGGAGCTGAAGGAGCTCGCCGAGCTGACCGGCGTGCCCGTCGTCACCACTCTCATGGCGCGTGGCGCGTTCCCCGACAGCCACAAGCAGCACGTCGGGATGCCCGGCATGCACGGCTCGGTGGCCGCCGTCGGCGCTCTCCAGCGCGCGGACCTGCTGGTCGCGCTCGGCACCAGGTTCGACGACCGGGTCACGGGCGAGCTGTCCACCTTCGCGCCGGACGCCAGGGTGGTGCACGTGGACATCGATCCCGCGGAGATCTCCAAGAACCGTACGGCGGACGTGCCGATCGTCGGCGACTGCAAGGAGACGCTGCGGGTGCTCGTCGACGCCGTGCGGACCGAGCAGGAGAGCGGGCACAAGACCGACCTGACCGAGTGGTGGCGGCAGCTGGACGGCTGGCGCACCCAGTACCCGCTGGGCTACGACGTGCCAGAGGACGGGTCGATCGCCCCGCAGCAGGTGATCGAGCGGATCGGCAAGCTCGTCGGCTCGGACGCGATCTACGTCGCCGGCGTCGGTCAGCACCAGATGTGGGCCGCGCAGTTCATCGGCTACGAGAAGCCGGCCACCTGGCTCAACTCCGGTGGTCTCGGCACCATGGGGTACGCGGTGCCCGCGGCGATGGGCGCGAAGGTCGGCCGGCCGGACACGGCCGTGTGGGCGATCGACGGCGACGGCTGCTTCCAGATGACCAACCAGGAGCTGGCGACCTGTGCGCTGGAGGGCATCCCCGTCAAGATCGCGATCATCAACAACTCCAGCCTCGGCATGGTGCGGCAGTGGCAGACGCTCTTCTACGAGGGCCGCTACTCCAACACCGACCTGCACTCCACCCGTATCCCGGACTTCGCGAAGCTCGCCGAGGCGATGGGCTGCGTCGGGCTGCGGTGCGAGGACAAGGCGCAGATCGACGCGACCATCGAGAAGGCGATGAGCATCAACGATGCCCCCGTCGTCATCGACTTCGTCGTGCACAAGGACGCCATGGTGTGGCCGATGGTCGCCGCCGGTACGAGCAACGACGCGATCAAAGTGGCGCGCGACATGGCCCCCGACTGGGACAAGGACGACCTCTGATGACCACCCACACGCTGTCCGTCCTCGTCGAGGACAAGCCGGGCGTGCTCGCCCGCATCTCCGGGATGTTCTCCCGCCGTAGTTTCAACATCGAGTCGCTGGCGGTCGGCACGACCGAGCACGCCGGCGTGTCCCGTATCACGCTCGTGGTCGGGGTAGAGGCACAGTCGCTCGAACAGGTCACGAAGCAGCTCAACAAGCTCGTGAACGTGATCAAGATCGTCGAGCTCGAACCGGAGACCAGCGTCCAGCGCAAACTCATGCTGGTGAAGGTGGCCGCGGACATCCGCAACCGCGGTCAGGTGCTCGAGACGGTGCAGTTGTTCCGTGCGCGTACGGTGGACGTGTCACCCGAGTCGGTGACGATCGAGGCCACTGGCGCACCTGACAAACTGGCCGCGATGCTGCGCGTGCTCGAACCGTTCGGCATCAAGGAGCTCGTCCAGTCCGGCGTGGTAGCGCTCGGCCGCGGGGAGCGTTCCATCACCGACCGCACGCTCCGTTCGCTCGAGCGGAGTGCCTGAAGCAGTTAGGAAGGGAAGGATCCGCTGTGGCGGAGATCTACTACGACGACGACGCCGACCTCTCGGTGATCCAGGGCAAGAACGTGGCCGTACTCGGCTACGGCAGCCAGGGGCACGCGCACGCGCTCTCGCTGCGCGACTCCGGTGTCGACGTACGCATCGGCCTGCCGGAGAGCTCGAAGAGCAGGGCGAAGGCGGAGGCCGAGGGCCTGCGGGTCGTCACGCCGTTCGAGGCCTGTGAGGAGGCCGACGTCGTCATGGTGCTCGCACCCGACACCGTGCAGCGGCACCTGTTCAAGGAGGCCATCGAGCCGAACCTGGTCGACGGCGACGCGCTGTTCTTCAGCCACGGCTTCAACATCCGGTACGACCTGATCCAGCCGCCGGCGAACATCGACGTCTGCATGGTCGCGCCGAAGGGCCCGGGGCACCTGGTGCGCAGGCAGTACTCCGAGGGCAAGGGCGTGCCGGTGCTCGTCGCGGTCGAGCAGGACGCGAGCGGCAGCGCATGGGATGTCACGAAGGCCTACGCGAAAGCGGTAGGCGGCACCCGGGCCGGCGCGATCAAGACCACGTTCACCGAGGAGACCGAGACCGACCTGTTCGGTGAGCAGGCCGTGCTCTGCGGCGGCATCTCGCACCTGTCCCAGGCCGCGTTCGAGACGCTGGTGAACGCCGGCTACCAGCCGGAGATCGCGTACTTCGAGGTGCTGCACGAGATCAAGCTGATCGTGGACCTGATGTACGAGGGCGGCATCGCCCGGATGCGGTACTCGGTGAGCGACACGGCCGAGTTCGGCGACTACAGCCGCGGGCCGCGGGTCATCGACGAGCACGTGAAGCAGTCGATGCAGAAGATCCTCGACGAGATCAAGGACGGCACCTTCGCCCGTGAGTGGATCGCCGAGGACGACGCCGGCCGGCCGAAGTTCCTCGGTGCCCGCAAGGAGCAGGCCGCGCACCAGATCGAGAAGACCGGCGACGAGCTGCGCGCGATGATGCCCTGGGTGGACCGGCCGATTACCGAGACGGCCTAGTCTGACCTGCGGGGTTTGACGTGGGCGAAAGCGGGTGCTAGAGGGCCCGCTTTCGCCACGCAAGGGGCCTTGAGTAAACTCTGTGTTACGCGGGCACAGAGCCGTGTCCGAGCTTGCGAGGACACCGGTACCAAAAAGCCGCGAAAGGTCTCTTTTACGTGAGCCGCTCCGTTGTACTCGTCGCCGACGAGCTCTCTCCCGCTGGAATCGCCGTACTCTCCGAGGATTTCGAGGTTCGCCAGGTCGACGGAACCGATAGGTCCGCCCTGCTGCCCGCACTCGCCGAAGCCGACGCGCTGATCGTGCGAAGTGCCACGAAGGTCGACGCGGAGGCCCTGGCCGCCGCGCCGAAACTACAGGTCGTCGCCCGTGCGGGCGTCGGGCTGGACAACGTCGACGTCAGTGCCGCCACCAAGCGCGGCGTGATGGTCGTGAACGCCCCGCAGTCGAACATCGTCAGCGCCGCCGAGCACGCCATCGCGCTGTTGCTGGCCGCCGCGCGGAACGTCCCGCAGGCGGATGCCGCCCTCAAGGCGGGGGAGTGGAAACGCTCCAAGTACACCGGTGTCGAGCTGCACGGCAAGGTCGTCGGTGTGCTCGGCCTCGGCCGCATCGGCATCCTGGTCGCGCAGCGGTTGAGCGCGTTCGGCGTGAAGCTGATCGCCTACGACCCGTACGTGCAGCCGGCCCGTGCTGCGCAGATCGGGGTGCGGCTGGTCAGCCTGGAGGACCTGCTCAAGGACAGCAACTTCATCTCCATCCACCTGCCGAAGAGCCCGGAGACCAAGGGCCTCATCGGTGAGCGCGAGCTGGAGCTGGTGAAGCCCGAGGTGCGTATCGTCAACGCCGCGCGCGGCGGGATCATCGACGAGAACGCGCTCGCGCTCGCGCTGAAGGACGGCAAGGTCGCAGGCGCCGGCGTGGACGTGTTCCCGAGCGAGCCGTGCACCGACAGCCCGCTGTTCTCGCTCCACAACGTCGTGGTCACCCCGCACCTCGGCGCCAGCACGCACGAGGCGCAGGAGAAGGCCGGCGTCGCCGTGGCGAAGTCGGTGCGGCTGGCGCTGGCCGGCGAGCTGGTGCCGGACGCCGTCAACGTGCAGGGCGGCGCGATCGCCGAGGACGTCCGTCCCGCACTGCCGCTGGTGGAGAAGCTCGGCCGGGTCTGGACCGCGCTCGCCGGTGGCATGGCCAGCAGCCTCGAGGTCGAGGTGCGCGGCGAGATCGCCTCCGACGACGTGCAGGTGCTGCAGCTCGCGGCGCTCAAGGGCGTGTTCACCGACGTGGTCGAGGACACCGTGAGCTACGTGAACGCACCGCTGTACGCGCAGGAGCGCAGCGTCGAGGTCAGCCTCGTCACCACCGAGACCAGCCCGGACTTCCGCAACGTGGTGACCATCAGGGGTGCCATGCCGGACGGGTCGACGCACTCGGTGTCCGGCACGCTGTCCGGCTTCAAGCACATCGAGAAGCTGGTCGAGGTGGACGGGTACGACGTCGACATCGTGCTCACCGACCACATGGCGTTCTTCAAGTACCACGACCGTCCGGGCGTGGTCGGCACGGTGGGCCGGCTGCTCGGCGAGGCCGACGTGAACATCGCCGGCATGCAGGTCGGCCGGGACGAGGAGGCCACCCACGCGCTCGTGGTGCTCACCGTCGACTCGCCGATCCCCGCCGGCCTGGTGGAG
This region includes:
- a CDS encoding acetolactate synthase large subunit encodes the protein MSEQLTGAQALVRALEHEGVNVVFGIPGGAILPAYDPLLDSKQIRHVLVRHEQGAGHAAEGYAQATGRVGVCMATSGPGATNLVTALADAHMDSVPMVAVTGQVGTPLIGTDGFQEADIRGITMPITKHSYLVTRPEDIPQAIAEAFHIAGTGRPGPVLVDIAKDAMQKTASFEWPVRTYLPGYRPVTKPNAKRVREAARLLARSRHPVLYVGGGVIKAGATEELKELAELTGVPVVTTLMARGAFPDSHKQHVGMPGMHGSVAAVGALQRADLLVALGTRFDDRVTGELSTFAPDARVVHVDIDPAEISKNRTADVPIVGDCKETLRVLVDAVRTEQESGHKTDLTEWWRQLDGWRTQYPLGYDVPEDGSIAPQQVIERIGKLVGSDAIYVAGVGQHQMWAAQFIGYEKPATWLNSGGLGTMGYAVPAAMGAKVGRPDTAVWAIDGDGCFQMTNQELATCALEGIPVKIAIINNSSLGMVRQWQTLFYEGRYSNTDLHSTRIPDFAKLAEAMGCVGLRCEDKAQIDATIEKAMSINDAPVVIDFVVHKDAMVWPMVAAGTSNDAIKVARDMAPDWDKDDL
- the ilvN gene encoding acetolactate synthase small subunit — encoded protein: MTTHTLSVLVEDKPGVLARISGMFSRRSFNIESLAVGTTEHAGVSRITLVVGVEAQSLEQVTKQLNKLVNVIKIVELEPETSVQRKLMLVKVAADIRNRGQVLETVQLFRARTVDVSPESVTIEATGAPDKLAAMLRVLEPFGIKELVQSGVVALGRGERSITDRTLRSLERSA
- the ilvC gene encoding ketol-acid reductoisomerase, yielding MYYDDDADLSVIQGKNVAVLGYGSQGHAHALSLRDSGVDVRIGLPESSKSRAKAEAEGLRVVTPFEACEEADVVMVLAPDTVQRHLFKEAIEPNLVDGDALFFSHGFNIRYDLIQPPANIDVCMVAPKGPGHLVRRQYSEGKGVPVLVAVEQDASGSAWDVTKAYAKAVGGTRAGAIKTTFTEETETDLFGEQAVLCGGISHLSQAAFETLVNAGYQPEIAYFEVLHEIKLIVDLMYEGGIARMRYSVSDTAEFGDYSRGPRVIDEHVKQSMQKILDEIKDGTFAREWIAEDDAGRPKFLGARKEQAAHQIEKTGDELRAMMPWVDRPITETA
- a CDS encoding phosphoglycerate dehydrogenase, which codes for MSRSVVLVADELSPAGIAVLSEDFEVRQVDGTDRSALLPALAEADALIVRSATKVDAEALAAAPKLQVVARAGVGLDNVDVSAATKRGVMVVNAPQSNIVSAAEHAIALLLAAARNVPQADAALKAGEWKRSKYTGVELHGKVVGVLGLGRIGILVAQRLSAFGVKLIAYDPYVQPARAAQIGVRLVSLEDLLKDSNFISIHLPKSPETKGLIGERELELVKPEVRIVNAARGGIIDENALALALKDGKVAGAGVDVFPSEPCTDSPLFSLHNVVVTPHLGASTHEAQEKAGVAVAKSVRLALAGELVPDAVNVQGGAIAEDVRPALPLVEKLGRVWTALAGGMASSLEVEVRGEIASDDVQVLQLAALKGVFTDVVEDTVSYVNAPLYAQERSVEVSLVTTETSPDFRNVVTIRGAMPDGSTHSVSGTLSGFKHIEKLVEVDGYDVDIVLTDHMAFFKYHDRPGVVGTVGRLLGEADVNIAGMQVGRDEEATHALVVLTVDSPIPAGLVEAITKAVGAESGRKVDLTEA